One Phosphitispora fastidiosa DNA window includes the following coding sequences:
- a CDS encoding DUF805 domain-containing protein, translating into LDGRLGRRAFWLSLLAIYAAGVAAQFLLTPEVIARSGVWPFCAVQAALIWAWLVIHIKRLRDAGQGGATAVAVAVIYALAVALLMMLI; encoded by the coding sequence CTCGACGGGCGGCTCGGCCGCCGGGCGTTCTGGCTGTCGCTGCTCGCGATCTATGCGGCGGGGGTCGCGGCGCAGTTCCTCCTCACTCCCGAGGTGATCGCGCGCAGCGGGGTCTGGCCGTTCTGTGCCGTGCAGGCAGCGCTGATCTGGGCCTGGCTCGTCATCCACATCAAGCGGCTGCGCGATGCCGGGCAGGGCGGCGCGACTGCGGTCGCGGTCGCCGTCATCTACGCGCTCGCGGTTGCATTGCTGATGATGCTGATC